Part of the Elusimicrobiota bacterium genome, GGGTTCCTTCCCCGGCCGCAAGAATGAGAACGCTGAGAGCTGTCAATGGAGTTCGATGCCGAAGTTCTTTGAGCGACGGGATTTTAGCACACTTTCTTGCTTCATGGCTAGGGGATGGGGTTTGAAGGCGTTGTCGGAAGAAAAGAGGACGTCTCCCCCTCTTCCTCTTTAACCCCTCGAACTCGAAAAACGAAATAGGCGGTCTCCCCGAAAATTTCGGGGGGGACCCCTCGGTGCTGGTTGTAGGTCAAAACCACCCGGCGACCCATCGTGTCTTCAATCAAAGGGACTACCTTTTCATCGCGAACCGTAAATTTAAAAATTTCCGGGACCGCCCCGGGCAGGTTCACCATGCTCAATTCACCTTCCCAGGTTTTAAATATCCATCCCTTCTTCGAAAATTTTTGAACAAAACCCGCCCGCTCTCCCGTCGAAAAAACGAAATGAAGGGATCCCCAACTCCAGAGACCGGCCAGAAGACCCCCCATCAACACAAAGAGGAAACCCCACAGGAGAACGGCTTTGATTATTCTTTGTCCAAGGGACGGTTTCACTTCTTCTTCAGTAACCGGAAGGGGTTCGTCTTGTCTTTCCATAGCAATCTCTCAATAAAAAAGGTGTCGACACCGCAAGGGACGGCCGCGGAGAGATTCTACCTGATTTTTTGGGGATGGGCATTCAAAAAGAAATCGATTGGTTTTAGTAGAATGATCTTGGATATAATCTTTTTAACGGAGTTTTCCCCTATGCCATCCAACGCTCTCAACAGTTTTGACACTCGTGCGACACTTCCCGGCCAGCCCTCTTTCATGCATTTTTCTCTCCCCGCCCTGGGATCCCGGTTGGGGATCTCCCTCAACGCGTTGCCCTACTCCATTCGCGTCCTGTTAGAAGATCTCCTTCGCACGGAAGATGGACGCCTGGTCACAAAAAGCGACGTGGAATCCTTGGCCCGCTGGACACCGAAAAACCTCCCCGCAAAAGAAATCCCCTTTATCGCTTCCCGTGTCTTGCTTCAGGATTTCACGGGGGTCCCTGTGGTGGTCGACCTGGCCGCCATGCGGGACGCCGCGCAAAAATTCGGCGTAGCCCCGGACCGAATTAACCCCCTGTTCCCCGTGGATCTGGTGATCGACCATTCGGTTCAGGTGGACCACTTCGGATCCCCCGACTCCTTTCAAAAAAATGCGGAGATGGAGTATTCCCGAAACCGAGAACGGTATACCTTTTTGAAATGGGGTCAAAAAGCCCTCCGCAATTTCCGCACCGTTCCCCCCGACACTGGGATTGTCCATCAGGTGAACCTGGAATACCTCGCCTCCGTCGTTGCCGTGGATCGACAGGGAGAGACCCCTGTGGCCCATTTCGACACGGTCATCGGGACCGATTCCCACACCACCATGATCAATGGACTTGGCGTTTTGGGATGGGGAGTGGGAGGGATCGAAGCCGAGGCCGCTTTATTAGGACAACCCATGTCCCTGCTCATTCCAGAAGTCGTGGGGGTGAAAATTGAGGGGCGTCTCCCCCCAGGATCCACCGCCACCGACGCCGTTCTCACCGTCACCCAACTCTTGCGAAAGATGAACGTGGTCGGAAAATTTGTCGAATTTTTCGGCCCAGGGCTATCGGAACTTTCCCTTCCCGACCGGGCCACCATCGCCAACATGGCCCCGGAATACGGCGCCACCGCGGGTTTCTTTCCGGTGGACAGCGAAACGTTGGCTTATCTCCGACTCACCGGTCGATCGGAAGAACATATCCAGCTGGTGGAAACCTATTGCAAAGCCCAAGGCCTTTTCCGCACCGACACGACCCCCACCCCTGCCTACACGCAGGTGTTGGAGCTTGACCTCCGTTCTATCGTTCCCTCCTTGGCGGGCCCGAAAAGGCCCCAGGACAGGGTACCGCTCAATGAATCCAAGTCTTCGTTTTTGAAGGCACTTGCCGCTCCGGTCAAGGAACGGGGTTTTGAACTTCCCGCCTCGGCACTGAAAAAGGAAGTCCCTGTCCACCTGAACGGACATCAGACCGTTTTGACCCACGGCAGCGTGGTCTTGGCGGCCATCACCAGTTGCACGAACACCTCAAACCCTTCGGTGATGATCTCGGCCGGTCTATTGGCCAAGAAAGCGGTGAACAAGGGTCTCCAGGTGGCCCCGCACGTCAAAACAAGCCTGGCCCCAGGGTCGCGTGTGGTCACGGATTATATGGACGCCGCCGGCCTGACACCTTATTTAGAAAAACTCAATTTCCATCTGGTGGGGTATGGCTGTACGACCTGCATTGGAAACAGCGGACCACTCCCGGAACCTGTTTCGAAAGCCATTAAAGAAGGGAATCTTGTTGCTGCGGCCGTTTTGTCTGGAAACCGAAATTTCGAAGGGCGAATCAATCCCCATGTGAAAGCCAACTACCTGGCGTCGCCCCCCCTCGTGGTGGCCTACGCCCTGGCCGGTCGGATGGACCTGGATCTCACCACGGAACCCCTGGGACACGGTTCGAATGGACCCGTTTATTTAAAAGACATCTGGCCAACCGCGGAGGAAGTGCGGGACACCGTAAAAAAGGCCCTTCGGTCGGAAATGTTTAAAACGCGCTATGAAGCCGCGGCGCAAGGCGATGACAATTGGAACGCCCTTGTCGCTCCCGAAGGAAGCCAATACACCTGGGACCCCTCCTCCACCTATATTAAAAATCCCCCCTATTTCGATGGGATGGGATTAGAACCTGGCGTCCTGACGGACATTCATGGCGCACGTGCCTTGGCGGTGTTGGGGGATTCTGTGACCACAGACCACATCTCCCCCGCCGGGTCCATTGGAGAAGAGAGTCCCGCGGGTCTCTATCTCATGGCTCAGGGTGTCACAAAAAAAGACTTCAACTCGTATGGGGCCCGACGAGGCAACCACGAGGTCATGATCCGAGGGACCTTCGCCAACATTCGGCTTAAAAATCATTTGGTTCCCGGCGTGGAAGGTGGAGTGACGGTCCATATTCCGTCGGAAGAGAGAATGTCCATTTTCGACGCTTCCCTCCGCTACGCAAAGGACCAGGTCCCGCTTATCGTTATTGCGGGGAAAGAGTATGGTTCAGGCTCGTCCCGAGACTGGGCGGCCAAAGGAACACG contains:
- the acnA gene encoding aconitate hydratase AcnA, giving the protein MPSNALNSFDTRATLPGQPSFMHFSLPALGSRLGISLNALPYSIRVLLEDLLRTEDGRLVTKSDVESLARWTPKNLPAKEIPFIASRVLLQDFTGVPVVVDLAAMRDAAQKFGVAPDRINPLFPVDLVIDHSVQVDHFGSPDSFQKNAEMEYSRNRERYTFLKWGQKALRNFRTVPPDTGIVHQVNLEYLASVVAVDRQGETPVAHFDTVIGTDSHTTMINGLGVLGWGVGGIEAEAALLGQPMSLLIPEVVGVKIEGRLPPGSTATDAVLTVTQLLRKMNVVGKFVEFFGPGLSELSLPDRATIANMAPEYGATAGFFPVDSETLAYLRLTGRSEEHIQLVETYCKAQGLFRTDTTPTPAYTQVLELDLRSIVPSLAGPKRPQDRVPLNESKSSFLKALAAPVKERGFELPASALKKEVPVHLNGHQTVLTHGSVVLAAITSCTNTSNPSVMISAGLLAKKAVNKGLQVAPHVKTSLAPGSRVVTDYMDAAGLTPYLEKLNFHLVGYGCTTCIGNSGPLPEPVSKAIKEGNLVAAAVLSGNRNFEGRINPHVKANYLASPPLVVAYALAGRMDLDLTTEPLGHGSNGPVYLKDIWPTAEEVRDTVKKALRSEMFKTRYEAAAQGDDNWNALVAPEGSQYTWDPSSTYIKNPPYFDGMGLEPGVLTDIHGARALAVLGDSVTTDHISPAGSIGEESPAGLYLMAQGVTKKDFNSYGARRGNHEVMIRGTFANIRLKNHLVPGVEGGVTVHIPSEERMSIFDASLRYAKDQVPLIVIAGKEYGSGSSRDWAAKGTRLLGVRVVIAESYERIHRSNLVGMGVLPLQFKPGETRESLGLTGKETFAIEGIENLTPRKELKISTQREDGSILHFYALARVDAPVEVDYLAHGGILPAVLRQIINAHSPRSKE